A stretch of the Gracilinanus agilis isolate LMUSP501 chromosome 4, AgileGrace, whole genome shotgun sequence genome encodes the following:
- the LOC123245739 gene encoding LOW QUALITY PROTEIN: polyadenylate-binding protein 4-like (The sequence of the model RefSeq protein was modified relative to this genomic sequence to represent the inferred CDS: deleted 1 base in 1 codon; substituted 2 bases at 2 genomic stop codons), whose product MNTAASSYPMASLYVGDLHSDVTEAMLYENFSPAGPVLSIRVCRDMITRRSLGYAYVNFQQPADAERALDTMNFDVIKGKPIRIIWSXGDPSLRKSGVGNVFIKNLDKSIDNKALYDTFSAFGNILSCKVVCDENDSKGYAFVHFETQDAADRAIEKMNGMLLNNRKVFVGRFKSRKEREAELGAKAKEFTNVYIKNFGDDMDDGRLKELFSKYGKTLSVKVMTDPSGKSKGFGFVSFEKHEDANKAVEEMNGKDINGKMVFVGRAQKKVECQAELKWKFEQLKQERISRYQGVNLYIKNLDDTIDDEKLRKEFSPFGSITSAKVMLEDGRSKGFGFVCFSSPDEATKAVTEMNGHIVGSKPLYVALAQRKEERKAHLTNQYMQRIAGMRALPANTIINQFQPTPGGYFMPAVLQAQNRPPYYAPNQIAQMRPNPRWQQGGRPQGFQGVPNTIRQSGPHPALRHLTPASNTQAFQGLPTTPQRVGVPTAVQNLSPRPSVATPAPRAVPPYKYAANVXSPHPAIQPLQTPQPVVHVQGQEPLTASMLAAAPPQEQKQMLGECLFSLIQTMHNNLAGKITGMLLEIDNSELLHMLESPESLHSKVEEAVAVLQAHHAKEEAAQKVAVVAATS is encoded by the exons atgaACACTGCTGCCAGCAGTTACCCCATGGCCTCCCTATATGTCGGTGACTTGCACTCAGATGTCACCGAAGCCATGCTGTACGAGAACTTCAGCCCTGCTGGACCCGTGCTGTCCATCCGGGTCTGCAGGGACATGATTACCAGGCGCTCCCTGGGATATGCCTATGTCAACTTTCAGCAGCCAGCTGATGCTGAACGTGCCCTGGATACCATGAACTTTGATGTAATTAAAGGCAAACCAATCCGTATCATATGGTCTTAAGGGGATCCCTCATTGAGGAAATCAGGAGTTGGGAATGTTTTCATTAAAAACCTGGATAAATCCATAGACAACAAGGCACTTTATGACACCTTTTCAGCATTTGGGAACATCTTGTCCTGCAAGGTGGTGTGTGATGAAAATGATTCTAAAGGCTACGCATTTGTGCACTTTGAGACCCAGGATGCTGCAGATAGGGCCATCGAGAAGATGAACGGCATGCTTCTCAACAACCGAAAAGTGTTTGTTGGTAGATTCAAGTCAAGGAAAGAACGAGAAGCAGAGCTGGGAGCCAAAGCTAAGGAATTCACCAATGTGTACATCAAAAACTTTGGTGATGATATGGATGATGGAAGACTGAAGGAGCTTTTCAGCAAATATGGTAAAACTCTAAGTGTCAAAGTGATGACTGATCCTAGTGGAAAATCCAAAGGCTTTGGCTTTGTGAGTTTTGAGAAGCATGAAGATGCCAATAAGGCAGttgaagaaatgaatggaaaagacATTAATGGAAAGATGGTATTTGTAGGCCGGGCACAGAAGAAAGTTGAATGCCAGGctgaattaaaatggaaatttgaGCAGCTAAAACAGGAGAGAATCAGCCGCTACCAGGGGGTGAATCTCTATATTAAGAACTTGGATGACACCATTGATgatgaaaaattaagaaaggaatTTTCTCCTTTTGGATCAATTACCAGTGCCAAGGTGATGCTTGAGGATGGGAGAAGTAAAGGCTTTGGCTTTGTCTGCTTCTCTTCACCT GATGAGGCTACTAAAGCAGTAACAGAAATGAATGGGCACATTGTGGGCTCAAAGCCCCTGTATGTTGCACTTGcacagaggaaagaagaaaggaaagcccACCTAACCAATCAGTATATGCAGCGTATTGCAGGAATGAGAGCCCTCCCTGCCAACACTATCATCAATCAGTTTCAGCCAACTCCTGGGGGCTACTTCATGCCAGCAGTGCTCCAGGCTCAAAATAGACCTCCTTATTATGCTCCCAATCAGATAGCCCAGATGAGACCCAATCCCAGATGGCAACAAGGTGGAAGACCTCAAGGCTTCCAAGGAGTACCAAACACCATTCGGCAGTCTGGGCCACACCCTGCTCTTCGACACCTGACTCCAGCCAGTAATACCCAGGCTTTTCAAGGGCTCCCTACTACACCTCAGAGAGTGGGGGTGCCCACTGCTGTGCAAAATTTATCTCCTAGACCCTCTGTAGCTACCCCTGCACCTCGAGCCGTCCCTCCTTACAAATATGCTGCAAATGTCTGAAGTCCCCATCCAGCCATCCAGCCTTTGCAGACACCTCAACCAGTGGTCCATGTGCAAGGCCAGGAGCCCTTGACAGCTTCCATGCTAGCTGCTGCTCCTCCCCAGGAACAGAAGCAGATGCTAGGAGAGTGTTTGTTCTCATTGATTCAAACCATGCACAATAATTTAGCGGGAAAGATCACAGGTATGCTGCTAGAGATAGATAATTCAGAACTGCTGCACATGCTGGAGTCTCCAGAATCCCTCCATTCAAAGGTGGAGGAAGCCGTAGCAGTATTACAAGCTCATCATGCCAAGGAGGAAGCTGCTCAGAAGGTGGCCGTGGTTGCTGCTACCTCTTAG